Sequence from the Thermocladium sp. ECH_B genome:
TTAAATTCCGACTCACTTGGCATTGATACATCCATATAATGAATTGGCGTTGCTAGATCGCTTACCGGTCCATTGACTACACCATAGCCTGGGACCCTAACGCTACCTGCGACTAGAATTACTTCTCCCCCATCATTGAGTCTCACCCTGGGTACACTGCGACTAGTTATGTTTCTATACTTTGGTTTACTCATCTTGCTTGATCTAGGAAGATTGATCCATAACTGGAAACCCTTAACCTCAGCATCATTAATTCCATTCACTCTTTTCCCCGGCTTAGGCATTTCCTCATGGAAAATACCGCTTCCAGCGGTCATCCATTGAATATCTCCTTCGCCAAGCACTCCCTTGACTCCAGTGCTATCCCTATGATGGATCTCCCCCTTAAGCAAGTATGTAACCGTCTCTATTCCTCTATGTGGATGCCATGGAAACCCCATTAAGTACTCGCTTGGGTCTCGTGAACCAAAGCTATCGAGGAGCAGGAAGGGATCCATTATATGTGCTAGGTTAGGACTGCCGAATACTCTATATAATTTGACTCCGGCCCCGTCATGGGTCCAATTGCCCCTAAGTATTGATTTGATGCTTTTTCGGGTCATTGATTGTTATTTAATTAATTATTTAAAAATCGATGAGCGGCAAGCAAGACCCAATGAACTAGTGTTGATTCATGCCTTTTCCTTATTATGTTGATTTCTTTTTATTAATTGAATAATTGCGAAAGCCTTTTATGTAATTAATTATAGTTGGGGTTATGGATGATGAGTTACGATTGCTTAAATTAAAGAAAATGATGGAACTCATGAAGGCCAATCAATCCATGGGTCAATTACAAAAGAAGAACTTAAGCGATGAGGAGG
This genomic interval carries:
- a CDS encoding pirin; the protein is MTRKSIKSILRGNWTHDGAGVKLYRVFGSPNLAHIMDPFLLLDSFGSRDPSEYLMGFPWHPHRGIETVTYLLKGEIHHRDSTGVKGVLGEGDIQWMTAGSGIFHEEMPKPGKRVNGINDAEVKGFQLWINLPRSSKMSKPKYRNITSRSVPRVRLNDGGEVILVAGSVRVPGYGVVNGPVSDLATPIHYMDVSMPSESEFNYEVNDGYTALLYVMRGSILLGEESAASGQLAVYSREGSLIKIITGSEPARFLLLAGRPIGEPVAWYGPIVMNTEEELEKAFSELSNGTFIKQEPDVDV